The region GCTTTAAACACGTTATGAAAGAAGCATAACTAAGACGTTCATGTATGGAGACGTTTAACtaaattctgtgaaaaaaaaaaggagtcaaaTGATGTTCTAGAACAAAAACCACAGTATGTGAAATTAACAGCTGAGCCTTgagcaacatgggtttgaactgtgtgatTTCACCtacatgtagattttttttcagtaaatacgTGCTACAGTATTATGTGACCCTTGGATGTGTAACCTCAAATTCAAAAGGATATCAGGTCAGCACACCTGCACACATGAGGGGAGGGGCCGCTGCACACCTGCACAGGTGAGGGGGAGGGGCCGCTGTACACCTGCACAGGTGAGGGGAGGGGCCGCTGCACACCTGCACAGGTGAGGGGGAGGGGCCATGGCGCACCTGCACATGGGAGGGGCCGCTGCACACCTGCACAGGTGAGGGGGAGGGGCCACGGCGCACCTGCACAGGTGAGGGGAGGGGCTGCTGTACACCTGCACATGTGAGGGGGAGGGGCCGCGGCACACCTGCACAGGTGAGGGGGAGGGGCCACGGCGCACCTGCACAGGTGAGGGGGAGGAGCCGCGGCGCACCTGCACAGGTGAGGGGGAGGGGCCGCGGCGCACCTGCACAGGTGAGGGGGAGGGGCCGCGGCGCACCTGCACAGGTGAGGGGGAGGGGCCGCTGCACACCTGCACAGGTGAGGGGGAGGGGCCGCTGTACACCTGCACAGGTGAGGGGAGGGGCCTCTGCACACCTGCGCAGGTGAGGGGGAGGGGCCACGGCGCACCTGCACAGGTGAGGGGGAGGGGCCACGGCACACCTGCACAGGTGAGGGGAGGGGCCACGGCGCACCTGCACAGGTGAGCACATCTGCAGCCTCAGCAGTGACTGGTGTTGTCATCCTGAGCAAACACAAACGTTctctggggaaaaagaaaatgagcacCTCTCACCCTCCTTTATGCTTCTTCTTTTTTGGGGTGTCATCTTCTG is a window of Ovis aries strain OAR_USU_Benz2616 breed Rambouillet chromosome 1, ARS-UI_Ramb_v3.0, whole genome shotgun sequence DNA encoding:
- the LOC132657729 gene encoding serine/arginine repetitive matrix protein 1-like, which translates into the protein MTTPVTAEAADVLTCAGVPWPLPLTCAGAPWPLPLTCAGVQRPLPSPVQVYSGPSPSPVQVCSGPSPSPVQVRRGPSPSPVQVRRGPSPSPVQVRRGSSPSPVQVRRGPSPSPVQVCRGPSPSHVQVYSSPSPHLCRCAVAPPPHLCRCAAAPPMCRCAMAPPPHLCRCAAAPPLTCAGVQRPLPLTCAGVQRPLPSCVQVC